The Andrena cerasifolii isolate SP2316 chromosome 15, iyAndCera1_principal, whole genome shotgun sequence genome includes a window with the following:
- the LOC143376984 gene encoding protein phosphatase 1 regulatory subunit 14B isoform X3, producing MEGGGVLTAERSPARANLHVAFSEKGEVKERREKFLTAKYGSHQMSLIRKRLAVEMWLFDELEKLYDTVNDAGKNREVEIDIDELLDMDSDDHRRRFLQELLVDTKKPPHDVNMILA from the exons ATGGAAGGAGGTGGAGTACTTACGGCGGAGCGCAGTCCGGCGCGGGCCAACCTGCACGTGGCGTTCAGCGAAAAGGGGGAAGTGAAAGAGCGCCGGGAGAAATTCTTGACGGCCAAATACGGGTCCCACCAGATGTCCCTGATCCGCAAAAGACTTGCGGTTGAAATGTGGCTGTTCGACGAGCTAGAGAAATTATACGACACAGTC AACGACGCTGGGAAAAATCGAGAGGTTGAAATCGATATTGATGAGCTTCTCGACATGGATAGCGATGATCACAGACGAAGATTTTTGCAA GAACTACTGGTTGATACAAAAAAGCCGCCACACGATGTAAAT ATGATTCTGGCATAG
- the LOC143376984 gene encoding protein phosphatase 1 regulatory subunit 14B isoform X1 has translation MEGGGVLTAERSPARANLHVAFSEKGEVKERREKFLTAKYGSHQMSLIRKRLAVEMWLFDELEKLYDTVNDAGKNREVEIDIDELLDMDSDDHRRRFLQELLVDTKKPPHDVNKIIFKGVIRKISHRMLVKEKPCSTM, from the exons ATGGAAGGAGGTGGAGTACTTACGGCGGAGCGCAGTCCGGCGCGGGCCAACCTGCACGTGGCGTTCAGCGAAAAGGGGGAAGTGAAAGAGCGCCGGGAGAAATTCTTGACGGCCAAATACGGGTCCCACCAGATGTCCCTGATCCGCAAAAGACTTGCGGTTGAAATGTGGCTGTTCGACGAGCTAGAGAAATTATACGACACAGTC AACGACGCTGGGAAAAATCGAGAGGTTGAAATCGATATTGATGAGCTTCTCGACATGGATAGCGATGATCACAGACGAAGATTTTTGCAA GAACTACTGGTTGATACAAAAAAGCCGCCACACGATGTAAAT AAGATAATCTTTAAGGGAGTAATACGCAAAATTTCGCATCGAATGCTTGTGAAGGAGAAGCCTTGCTCGACGATGTAA
- the LOC143376984 gene encoding protein phosphatase 1 regulatory subunit 14B isoform X2, with translation MEGGGVLTAERSPARANLHVAFSEKGEVKERREKFLTAKYGSHQMSLIRKRLAVEMWLFDELEKLYDTVNDAGKNREVEIDIDELLDMDSDDHRRRFLQELLVDTKKPPHDVNKFINDLLEKAKTL, from the exons ATGGAAGGAGGTGGAGTACTTACGGCGGAGCGCAGTCCGGCGCGGGCCAACCTGCACGTGGCGTTCAGCGAAAAGGGGGAAGTGAAAGAGCGCCGGGAGAAATTCTTGACGGCCAAATACGGGTCCCACCAGATGTCCCTGATCCGCAAAAGACTTGCGGTTGAAATGTGGCTGTTCGACGAGCTAGAGAAATTATACGACACAGTC AACGACGCTGGGAAAAATCGAGAGGTTGAAATCGATATTGATGAGCTTCTCGACATGGATAGCGATGATCACAGACGAAGATTTTTGCAA GAACTACTGGTTGATACAAAAAAGCCGCCACACGATGTAAAT AAATTCATTAACGATTTACTCGAAAAAGCTAAAACACTTTGA
- the Bap60 gene encoding brahma-associated protein 60 isoform X1, whose translation MINYFHENPLAQVVFKGGDQRDMAQRFPVPNTGNNVPPQQRYTASSVPPNLRQYSGPNFPMQQRSGFTPPPQMANAGPGPGSIIRTSQPYSNIRQGPMPTPPVGKRSADQRIPMSQQKPYFWNSDFSHSTSKKKKKLADKILPQKVRDLVPESQAYMDLLAFERKLDATIMRKRLDIQEALKRPMKQKRKLRIFISNTFYPAKEAGEGEEGSVASWELRVEGRLLDDTKNDPNKVKRKFSSFFKSLVIELDKDLYGPDNHLVEWHRTLTTQETDGFQVKRPGDKNVRCTILLLLDYQPLQFKLDPRLARLLGVHTQTRPVIISALWQYIKTHKLQDSHEREFINCDKYLEQIFACSRMKFAEIPQRLNPLLHPPDPIVINHVISVEGTETKQTACYDIDVEVDDTLKTQMNNFLLSTASQQEIQSLDNKIHETVETINQLKTNREFFLSFAKDPQQFINKWIISQTRDLKTMIDVVGNPEEERRAEFYYQPWAQEAVCRYFYTKVQQKRAELEQALGIRNS comes from the exons GGTGGTGACCAAAGAGACATGGCACAGAGGTTTCCTGTACCAAACACGGGGAATAATGTCCCGCCGCAACAAAGATATACAGCCTCGTCTGTACCTCCGAATTTGCGGCAATACTCGGGCCCAAATTTTCCC ATGCAACAACGGTCGGGATTCACTCCGCCTCCGCAGATGGCGAACGCGGGACCCGGCCCGGGGAGCATAATAAGAACGAGTCAACCTTACTCCAACATTCGCCAGGGACCAATGCCCACTCCGCCGGTCGGTAAGAGGAGCGCGGACCAACGCATCCCCATGTCGCAGCAGAAACC GTATTTTTGGAACAGTGATTTTTCACATTCCACatccaagaagaagaaaaagttgGCGGACAAAATATTGCCGCAGAAAGTGCGCGACCTGGTGCCCGAGTCCCAGGCTTACATGGATCTGCTGGCGTTCGAGAGGAAGCTAGACGCGACTATAATGCGAAAGCGCCTTGACATACAAGAGGCGCTGAAGCGTCCCATGAAGCAGAAGAGGAAGCTGCGGATATTCATATCGAATACGTTCTACCCGGCCAAAGAGGCCGGCGAGGGGGAGGAGGGTTCGGTTGCGTCTTGGGAGCTTAGAGTCGAGGGGCGGCTCCTAGACGATACGAAAAATGATCCCAATAAG GTGAAGAGGAAGTTCTCCTCGTTCTTCAAGAGCTTAGTCATAGAATTGGATAAGGATTTATACGGCCCTGATAACCACTTGGTGGAGTGGCACCGCACGTTGACAACACAGGAAACCGACGGTTTCCAGGTGAAAAGACCCGGCGATAAAAATGTTCGATGTACTATTCTGCTGCTCCTTGATTACCAGCCTCTACAG TTCAAACTAGATCCCAGATTAGCACGACTCCTAGGTGTACATACGCAAACGAGACCCGTCATCATCTCCGCGCTATGGCAGTACATAAAGACGCACAAGCTGCAGGACAGTCACGAGAGGGAGTTCATAAACTGTGATAAGTATTTGGAGCAAATATTCGCCTGCTCCAGGATGAAATTCGCGGAGATACCGCAGCGTTTGAACCCGCTGCTTCACCCGCCCGATCCTATCGTAATCAACCATGTTATCAGCGTGGAGG GCACGGAGACGAAGCAGACTGCCTGCTACGACATAGACGTGGAGGTGGACGACACGTTGAAAACGCAGATGAACAATTTCCTGCTCTCGACCGCCAGCCAGCAGGAGATCCAGAGCCTGGACAACAAGATCCACGAAACGGTGGAGACGATCAATCAGCTGAAGACTAACCGGGAGTTCTTCCTGAGCTTCGCCAAGGATCCCCAGCAGTTCATCAACAAGTGGATCATCTCGCAGACGAGGGACTTGAAGACGATGATAGACGTCGTCGGGAACCCGGAGGAGGAGCGCAGGGCGGAGTTCTATTACCAGCCGTGGGCACAGGAAGCCGTCTGCCGGTACTTCTATACGAAGGTCCAGCAGAAGCGCGCGGAACTGGAGCAGGCGCTTGGTATCAGGAACTCCTAA
- the Bap60 gene encoding brahma-associated protein 60 isoform X4, whose translation MAQRFPVPNTGNNVPPQQRYTASSVPPNLRQYSGPNFPMQQRSGFTPPPQMANAGPGPGSIIRTSQPYSNIRQGPMPTPPVGKRSADQRIPMSQQKPYFWNSDFSHSTSKKKKKLADKILPQKVRDLVPESQAYMDLLAFERKLDATIMRKRLDIQEALKRPMKQKRKLRIFISNTFYPAKEAGEGEEGSVASWELRVEGRLLDDTKNDPNKVKRKFSSFFKSLVIELDKDLYGPDNHLVEWHRTLTTQETDGFQVKRPGDKNVRCTILLLLDYQPLQFKLDPRLARLLGVHTQTRPVIISALWQYIKTHKLQDSHEREFINCDKYLEQIFACSRMKFAEIPQRLNPLLHPPDPIVINHVISVEGTETKQTACYDIDVEVDDTLKTQMNNFLLSTASQQEIQSLDNKIHETVETINQLKTNREFFLSFAKDPQQFINKWIISQTRDLKTMIDVVGNPEEERRAEFYYQPWAQEAVCRYFYTKVQQKRAELEQALGIRNS comes from the exons ATGGCACAGAGGTTTCCTGTACCAAACACGGGGAATAATGTCCCGCCGCAACAAAGATATACAGCCTCGTCTGTACCTCCGAATTTGCGGCAATACTCGGGCCCAAATTTTCCC ATGCAACAACGGTCGGGATTCACTCCGCCTCCGCAGATGGCGAACGCGGGACCCGGCCCGGGGAGCATAATAAGAACGAGTCAACCTTACTCCAACATTCGCCAGGGACCAATGCCCACTCCGCCGGTCGGTAAGAGGAGCGCGGACCAACGCATCCCCATGTCGCAGCAGAAACC GTATTTTTGGAACAGTGATTTTTCACATTCCACatccaagaagaagaaaaagttgGCGGACAAAATATTGCCGCAGAAAGTGCGCGACCTGGTGCCCGAGTCCCAGGCTTACATGGATCTGCTGGCGTTCGAGAGGAAGCTAGACGCGACTATAATGCGAAAGCGCCTTGACATACAAGAGGCGCTGAAGCGTCCCATGAAGCAGAAGAGGAAGCTGCGGATATTCATATCGAATACGTTCTACCCGGCCAAAGAGGCCGGCGAGGGGGAGGAGGGTTCGGTTGCGTCTTGGGAGCTTAGAGTCGAGGGGCGGCTCCTAGACGATACGAAAAATGATCCCAATAAG GTGAAGAGGAAGTTCTCCTCGTTCTTCAAGAGCTTAGTCATAGAATTGGATAAGGATTTATACGGCCCTGATAACCACTTGGTGGAGTGGCACCGCACGTTGACAACACAGGAAACCGACGGTTTCCAGGTGAAAAGACCCGGCGATAAAAATGTTCGATGTACTATTCTGCTGCTCCTTGATTACCAGCCTCTACAG TTCAAACTAGATCCCAGATTAGCACGACTCCTAGGTGTACATACGCAAACGAGACCCGTCATCATCTCCGCGCTATGGCAGTACATAAAGACGCACAAGCTGCAGGACAGTCACGAGAGGGAGTTCATAAACTGTGATAAGTATTTGGAGCAAATATTCGCCTGCTCCAGGATGAAATTCGCGGAGATACCGCAGCGTTTGAACCCGCTGCTTCACCCGCCCGATCCTATCGTAATCAACCATGTTATCAGCGTGGAGG GCACGGAGACGAAGCAGACTGCCTGCTACGACATAGACGTGGAGGTGGACGACACGTTGAAAACGCAGATGAACAATTTCCTGCTCTCGACCGCCAGCCAGCAGGAGATCCAGAGCCTGGACAACAAGATCCACGAAACGGTGGAGACGATCAATCAGCTGAAGACTAACCGGGAGTTCTTCCTGAGCTTCGCCAAGGATCCCCAGCAGTTCATCAACAAGTGGATCATCTCGCAGACGAGGGACTTGAAGACGATGATAGACGTCGTCGGGAACCCGGAGGAGGAGCGCAGGGCGGAGTTCTATTACCAGCCGTGGGCACAGGAAGCCGTCTGCCGGTACTTCTATACGAAGGTCCAGCAGAAGCGCGCGGAACTGGAGCAGGCGCTTGGTATCAGGAACTCCTAA
- the Bap60 gene encoding brahma-associated protein 60 isoform X3 — protein MKSEYGMGGDQRDMAQRFPVPNTGNNVPPQQRYTASSVPPNLRQYSGPNFPMQQRSGFTPPPQMANAGPGPGSIIRTSQPYSNIRQGPMPTPPVGKRSADQRIPMSQQKPYFWNSDFSHSTSKKKKKLADKILPQKVRDLVPESQAYMDLLAFERKLDATIMRKRLDIQEALKRPMKQKRKLRIFISNTFYPAKEAGEGEEGSVASWELRVEGRLLDDTKNDPNKVKRKFSSFFKSLVIELDKDLYGPDNHLVEWHRTLTTQETDGFQVKRPGDKNVRCTILLLLDYQPLQFKLDPRLARLLGVHTQTRPVIISALWQYIKTHKLQDSHEREFINCDKYLEQIFACSRMKFAEIPQRLNPLLHPPDPIVINHVISVEGTETKQTACYDIDVEVDDTLKTQMNNFLLSTASQQEIQSLDNKIHETVETINQLKTNREFFLSFAKDPQQFINKWIISQTRDLKTMIDVVGNPEEERRAEFYYQPWAQEAVCRYFYTKVQQKRAELEQALGIRNS, from the exons GGTGGTGACCAAAGAGACATGGCACAGAGGTTTCCTGTACCAAACACGGGGAATAATGTCCCGCCGCAACAAAGATATACAGCCTCGTCTGTACCTCCGAATTTGCGGCAATACTCGGGCCCAAATTTTCCC ATGCAACAACGGTCGGGATTCACTCCGCCTCCGCAGATGGCGAACGCGGGACCCGGCCCGGGGAGCATAATAAGAACGAGTCAACCTTACTCCAACATTCGCCAGGGACCAATGCCCACTCCGCCGGTCGGTAAGAGGAGCGCGGACCAACGCATCCCCATGTCGCAGCAGAAACC GTATTTTTGGAACAGTGATTTTTCACATTCCACatccaagaagaagaaaaagttgGCGGACAAAATATTGCCGCAGAAAGTGCGCGACCTGGTGCCCGAGTCCCAGGCTTACATGGATCTGCTGGCGTTCGAGAGGAAGCTAGACGCGACTATAATGCGAAAGCGCCTTGACATACAAGAGGCGCTGAAGCGTCCCATGAAGCAGAAGAGGAAGCTGCGGATATTCATATCGAATACGTTCTACCCGGCCAAAGAGGCCGGCGAGGGGGAGGAGGGTTCGGTTGCGTCTTGGGAGCTTAGAGTCGAGGGGCGGCTCCTAGACGATACGAAAAATGATCCCAATAAG GTGAAGAGGAAGTTCTCCTCGTTCTTCAAGAGCTTAGTCATAGAATTGGATAAGGATTTATACGGCCCTGATAACCACTTGGTGGAGTGGCACCGCACGTTGACAACACAGGAAACCGACGGTTTCCAGGTGAAAAGACCCGGCGATAAAAATGTTCGATGTACTATTCTGCTGCTCCTTGATTACCAGCCTCTACAG TTCAAACTAGATCCCAGATTAGCACGACTCCTAGGTGTACATACGCAAACGAGACCCGTCATCATCTCCGCGCTATGGCAGTACATAAAGACGCACAAGCTGCAGGACAGTCACGAGAGGGAGTTCATAAACTGTGATAAGTATTTGGAGCAAATATTCGCCTGCTCCAGGATGAAATTCGCGGAGATACCGCAGCGTTTGAACCCGCTGCTTCACCCGCCCGATCCTATCGTAATCAACCATGTTATCAGCGTGGAGG GCACGGAGACGAAGCAGACTGCCTGCTACGACATAGACGTGGAGGTGGACGACACGTTGAAAACGCAGATGAACAATTTCCTGCTCTCGACCGCCAGCCAGCAGGAGATCCAGAGCCTGGACAACAAGATCCACGAAACGGTGGAGACGATCAATCAGCTGAAGACTAACCGGGAGTTCTTCCTGAGCTTCGCCAAGGATCCCCAGCAGTTCATCAACAAGTGGATCATCTCGCAGACGAGGGACTTGAAGACGATGATAGACGTCGTCGGGAACCCGGAGGAGGAGCGCAGGGCGGAGTTCTATTACCAGCCGTGGGCACAGGAAGCCGTCTGCCGGTACTTCTATACGAAGGTCCAGCAGAAGCGCGCGGAACTGGAGCAGGCGCTTGGTATCAGGAACTCCTAA
- the Bap60 gene encoding brahma-associated protein 60 isoform X2: MINYFHENPLAQVVFKGGDQRDMAQRFPVPNTGNNVPPQQRYTASSVPPNLRQYSGPNFPMQQRSGFTPPPQMANAGPGPGSIIRTSQPYSNIRQGPMPTPPVGKRSADQRIPMSQQKPDFSHSTSKKKKKLADKILPQKVRDLVPESQAYMDLLAFERKLDATIMRKRLDIQEALKRPMKQKRKLRIFISNTFYPAKEAGEGEEGSVASWELRVEGRLLDDTKNDPNKVKRKFSSFFKSLVIELDKDLYGPDNHLVEWHRTLTTQETDGFQVKRPGDKNVRCTILLLLDYQPLQFKLDPRLARLLGVHTQTRPVIISALWQYIKTHKLQDSHEREFINCDKYLEQIFACSRMKFAEIPQRLNPLLHPPDPIVINHVISVEGTETKQTACYDIDVEVDDTLKTQMNNFLLSTASQQEIQSLDNKIHETVETINQLKTNREFFLSFAKDPQQFINKWIISQTRDLKTMIDVVGNPEEERRAEFYYQPWAQEAVCRYFYTKVQQKRAELEQALGIRNS, translated from the exons GGTGGTGACCAAAGAGACATGGCACAGAGGTTTCCTGTACCAAACACGGGGAATAATGTCCCGCCGCAACAAAGATATACAGCCTCGTCTGTACCTCCGAATTTGCGGCAATACTCGGGCCCAAATTTTCCC ATGCAACAACGGTCGGGATTCACTCCGCCTCCGCAGATGGCGAACGCGGGACCCGGCCCGGGGAGCATAATAAGAACGAGTCAACCTTACTCCAACATTCGCCAGGGACCAATGCCCACTCCGCCGGTCGGTAAGAGGAGCGCGGACCAACGCATCCCCATGTCGCAGCAGAAACC TGATTTTTCACATTCCACatccaagaagaagaaaaagttgGCGGACAAAATATTGCCGCAGAAAGTGCGCGACCTGGTGCCCGAGTCCCAGGCTTACATGGATCTGCTGGCGTTCGAGAGGAAGCTAGACGCGACTATAATGCGAAAGCGCCTTGACATACAAGAGGCGCTGAAGCGTCCCATGAAGCAGAAGAGGAAGCTGCGGATATTCATATCGAATACGTTCTACCCGGCCAAAGAGGCCGGCGAGGGGGAGGAGGGTTCGGTTGCGTCTTGGGAGCTTAGAGTCGAGGGGCGGCTCCTAGACGATACGAAAAATGATCCCAATAAG GTGAAGAGGAAGTTCTCCTCGTTCTTCAAGAGCTTAGTCATAGAATTGGATAAGGATTTATACGGCCCTGATAACCACTTGGTGGAGTGGCACCGCACGTTGACAACACAGGAAACCGACGGTTTCCAGGTGAAAAGACCCGGCGATAAAAATGTTCGATGTACTATTCTGCTGCTCCTTGATTACCAGCCTCTACAG TTCAAACTAGATCCCAGATTAGCACGACTCCTAGGTGTACATACGCAAACGAGACCCGTCATCATCTCCGCGCTATGGCAGTACATAAAGACGCACAAGCTGCAGGACAGTCACGAGAGGGAGTTCATAAACTGTGATAAGTATTTGGAGCAAATATTCGCCTGCTCCAGGATGAAATTCGCGGAGATACCGCAGCGTTTGAACCCGCTGCTTCACCCGCCCGATCCTATCGTAATCAACCATGTTATCAGCGTGGAGG GCACGGAGACGAAGCAGACTGCCTGCTACGACATAGACGTGGAGGTGGACGACACGTTGAAAACGCAGATGAACAATTTCCTGCTCTCGACCGCCAGCCAGCAGGAGATCCAGAGCCTGGACAACAAGATCCACGAAACGGTGGAGACGATCAATCAGCTGAAGACTAACCGGGAGTTCTTCCTGAGCTTCGCCAAGGATCCCCAGCAGTTCATCAACAAGTGGATCATCTCGCAGACGAGGGACTTGAAGACGATGATAGACGTCGTCGGGAACCCGGAGGAGGAGCGCAGGGCGGAGTTCTATTACCAGCCGTGGGCACAGGAAGCCGTCTGCCGGTACTTCTATACGAAGGTCCAGCAGAAGCGCGCGGAACTGGAGCAGGCGCTTGGTATCAGGAACTCCTAA